The Schistocerca gregaria isolate iqSchGreg1 chromosome 2, iqSchGreg1.2, whole genome shotgun sequence genome contains the following window.
cataagaacaggcatctcttttagtattgcaAAGTTAACATACagaggcaacttcagtaggaatatacagCATGTggcacagaagtgtgctgattgttgaaacacagcgactggcagcttggccggtcagcagcgccttgtgaaggccccattagaagcaatgttccgccaggggtgacccagtgcggcgactactgtgggaaacttggtttgggagtgagggggatgatggacggtagggtgggagagtaacaggtgcgagcgagtacacagttcagttaagcggtcgttcggttgaccgacattTGGATAATCGATGCTCTACTGCAGTTGGGAAAGGAATAAGACAGatttgtagcctatcgctgatCTGAATCTGTACACTGCAgaagcagtaaagggaaccaaggagaaatttggaaaggggaaTCAAAGTTCTGGGAGAAGAGCAATGAGGTTATAAGAGTAACATCAACAGTAGAAAAAAGAAGGGGTAATGCaacatagtcaaattaaatcaggtgatgctaaggaattcgattaggaaataaaGACACTAAcacagttgatgagttttgctatttggtcagcaaagtaactgatgatggccaagtagggaGGAATAAATAGCACACTAGTAATAGCAAAAAAGCCATTTCTGATAAAGAGAATCTGTTTACAACAAATATAAGTGTtaaaaagtattttctgaaggcTTTTGGAGAATAaccttgtatgggagtgaaacatggacagtaaacagttcagacaagaagaaaacaagaGGCCCTTAAAATGTTATGCTGCAGAagaaagtttagatgggtagatcaagtaactaatgaaggGGTACTGATTTGAATTGGGGAAAAACAAATTCGCAACACACTGTCAAATGTCCTGATGCATCAAAAAATCATCAGTTTCATGAGGGATGGAAATTGCAGAGAAAGATGAGGGAGCCCAATggttgaacacactaagcaggttcacatagatgtaggttgtagtagttacgcagagatgaagaggcttgcacaggctagacTAATATTAACATTTAATGCTTACTGGAACATTTAATGTTCCATTTGCTAttaacaaagtacattattttaGCCAGAGTTATAAATTTCTATAACCAAGTAGTTAAACATACTTTTCTGTGCTCAGTATTGAATAGTAAACACGTTCTACAGTTTGTACTCTTCCATTTCACAGGAACTTTAATAGCTTACAAGTAATCACGCTTTTAGCTTTCTTGTCAAATATTCCAATCAGAACTATAAATTAGCATTAGAACTACTCATGTACAATAAAAGATTCACAAAAATGTATGGTAAATCATTTAGCAGTATGTATATACTGTGCAGGCTACATGTTTCTACTACATAACCGCTTATCTGTAAATATATTGTAAGCATAATGATATGTCCTATGTTACAAGTACATGCCTGTACAGAAGGTAATTTACAGGACCAATTAAAAATCACAAATTACACATGGACATAATACATGGTGGGTCAAAAATCACAGCACACCCTGTTATGTCAAAAATCCTGCAGGAATGTGGAAACCTGAATATTCCAGTAAGATATGGATGAGGCGGTCTACCTTTTACGGTATGTACCGACCACTGGTGCCATCTTGAACCACAGTCAATTCTTTAAAATATTAAGTAACATCAGCATTTTCTGATAAGTTCGTTACTGCAAACAGATTCGAAATGGCAGTTATGGTTCAAAAGTTACAACACTTTTCAGTTGCTGGTAACAAAGACGTCTTTGACCAAGGAGGAGATAACTGAGATCATTTTTGCATCTGAAGAACTGAGTTTGTGTCTCATAGTGGCAGATTTTAGCAACCAGCAACCAAAAGACATCCAATATCACACAACACTGTCAGTGCTTAACTCCCACATTCCAAGAAACATACTGTGGCTGAGAAGGCACAGAGTGGCTGTCCAAAAAGTGCTACTGGCGAAAGAACCTCAACAATGTTTTGGCATCCTCCATGAAGAGCCCACACCACTGCACACGTTtgtcagcagaatgtggaatcaaGCCAGTCATCTGTCGTGCGAATCCTTCATGCTTATCAATGGCATCCATTCATTGTTCAGCTACTCAATCACCTAGCAGAGGATGacccagacagacacacacagtttTGAATGTGGGCCCTACATCAAGTTCAACAAGATCCCTCTTTTACACATGGTGTCTTGTTCAGTGATGAGGCAAACTTTTCTGTCAGTGGTCAAGTCAACCATCACAACCACAGATATCAGAGTGACCAGAATCCACACTGGATCGAACCTACCAAGGTAGCTGTTGATGTAAAGGTTACGGTGTGGTGTGGAATACGGAGTACTCGAGTAGTTGGATCCGTTTTTATTGACCAGAAAATAAATGCTCAATGCTGCAAGAAGTGGTGTTTCCTTTAGTTCTGAATGAAGATGGCACCCTTTCCTCTTACTTTCAACACGATGGGGCTCCACCATGCTACAGAGCAGTTGTTCATCAGTGGTAAGAAAGTAAGTTTCCTGATCATTGGATTGGCCAATGTGGTTCTATGGAACGGCCATCTGTAACAACTGACCTCGCATCACTTGAATTTTATCTGTGAGGTCATTTAAAGCAACTCATATACGCAGAGAAAATAAGAAACAGATCCCACCTCGAGCAATGCACTGAAGGAGCATGTGTCAGAATTTCTGGAGAAATCCTTCTGTGAGTGCATGATGTTTTGACTTAGCACCTTCAAATGTGTGTTGCCCAAGAGGGACTCCACGTTCAACACACTAGATGACTACGCAGAACAGTCCAGCCTGTAATTCCAATGTTGTAACTTTTGAGCCATAATAGCTACTTCAAATATGTTTACAGGAATGGACTTGTAATAAAATGATGATGTTATTTGATGTAACACATGACCCCTTTcccatttaagaaaaaaaattgactctGGTTCAACACGGTGACCACGTTTGGTACATATTATAAAAGATAGACTACCTCAATCTTACCTTACTGGAATATTCAGGTTTCTCCACTCCTGCAGGGTTGACATAAAGGGAGTACTGCaacttttgactcaccctgtacggTGTGCATTAATGCATAggaaataaattttgtaatgaaTATCAGCTTACTTATATATATTAAGAAACTTCTTCCTCCACACGATTGAACATACTGAAAATTGAAACTAAACTTACATTGCAATTTTACAGAAACTGGCTTTTAACTAGTTTGCCTCACTAGACTTCATTAAGCAGCATTTAGAGGATGTATTAAGCAGCAGATTAGACAAAGACCTTTGTCAGATAGagaatatatatatcacacacacaatGGCTATCTGTGTGTGGAGGACGAGGGGGGGGGCGGGTTGCAAAGGGGGTGATTGTGCACAGGTGTGTGCTGTTGGGTGGGTGAGTACACGTATGCTgctcaattgcccccccccccccccccccatgcagtgATAGCAGTTATCCTAATTCATGTTGTTATTCCACattcgattttccattgttagattttgtattttcatatttagttaaaaattatgttaaattttacatttattactttgCCACTAATgcacttttactgtttgtattttgGATTCACAGATGCTCCTGTTTCCGTGTTCTTGAGGTTTTCTTTTGCATGCTCATTCAAGCATGTATCTGTTACACTTTCTATCAGTTTATTTGTTGTTGGAAATTATCCACGAAGTTAAACACACTTTCAGGATCTAATAGTTATAATAAAAGAACTGACAAAATATTTTCCTGGTAGCTGTGATGAAAGTGAAACATAACAATACAAGCGTTACTCCTGGTATCTTTTGTCACTTTTAAGTCTGCATTCGGAAACTTAAAATTGGTTGGTGGCTGTTTTTTCATGCTTACATGACTCGTTATGAACATACGTAAGGATGTGTTTTGTAACCTGTGTCTTAATGCAGAAATGTATATCTCTATGCTCTTCTACAGACTGTTTTCAAATAAATAACAATTGTTACTACTTGTTTGGTTGTGACTACTTAAGTAATTTACTTGTATTTTACTCATTTGTGTGAAAAGGGACTGGTGTTTGTggacttctttgagaaataattaatGGATAATTTTGTAAACCAGGCGAGGTATTGACATAGACTGGTGGTGTAGTAtgatgcccctgtgtgtttaataCTACTGGCTGAGAAATTATTTTGTAACCGGGGACATATCTAGCAACAAAGAAAAGCGGTGGAGTGTACCCAGTGTTTCTGGAATAGTTCTCCTCTTCCTGCTCTGTAACTACAGGCTCAGAATGCCTCTCTGGAATTTGCTGTTTATTTGCCACTGGATATGCCTGTGCATCGCTGACATAATGTGGTTCTGAATCCGTGGTTATAACCTGCTGTGACTGCAAACTGTTCTGCTGTATGTATGGTAAATATTCTTCAGAATTACTGACGGCAGTGGTTTTTATATAcattggtgtattctgtatttgttgcCAGGAAGAATACTGActggattcttcttcacttttaaatGGTACGGTAATAGGTGGCTGAGTTAGCTTAGGAAATAATACATGTTCCTTTGTCAGGTTCTTGGGTGGTTTTGTTCTACGCCCAAAATCCCAATGGTTAAAAGGTctggatttcttcttctttcttgttgctaATTTTAAAGATGATTCATGATCATTTTCTTGGTTGCTAGAAATTATATCTGTAGCACTGAAGTTATCATTTTCTTTTATGTTGAGATTTTCTGAGGTACTTTTCCTTGGAGATGTATGTAAGGTCTTATTGGTCTCCCTGAGAAGTAAATTCCCAATAAGAATTCTGCTTCGGAAATCAAAGTCATCAGGAAAATCTTTATCTGTAGTTTGATCACTTACTACTGACATTGCTGCATCTTCAGAGGCACTTGCTGTGAAGGGCTCTTTATCCTCGTGCATAAATTCTGGTATGTCAGTTAATGAGTAATTCGTCACATGTTTCTCATTTTTATACTCCTGTTCAACAGAGACTGGTGGTGTGTAAACCCAAGACACATCATTACCTGGAAGTTTCATCAGAAAGTCAACACTACTTGAATCCAGTTCAAGTGATTTGATAATTTCAACCGCATTCCCATCCTCCTGGGAATATGATTTTTTGAAAGGAGAAACTGCAGATGCAACAGAATCACCATTAACACAGTTTGTTTCATTAACTGAGTCCCGTTGAACTTCCTGGTGAGAACCATTTGCCTCTGTCACCTGACTGGGTAACAGAAGTACAGTCAATAATGCTGTTATATACTGCTTCATCTGGAACAAAATATATCATTTTCTTACACTGAATCCAAACATAgataaaaaattaaagtataaacATGAGCTAGTCATTTCAGAAGTGCAGGTCTTACACTGGGGAAACAATACTTACGCTAATACAAATTCTGAATACTAAAATAtgaattttacatttttgtgaCAAAACACTCTTGTCTTCAGGAGCTCATCAATATGAAAGAATAGTTATTGAAAGAAGAGGATATGCCTGGGAATTTGTCATCAAAAGGCACCAATAGTTACAGCCTATATGAAAATATATTTGTGTAGTTACTAGAAAACTACTAACAGGCAGCATTAACAAACTGTGGAAAGTTATCGAGGTACAAAGAGTGGAAAGGCTCCTGAAGATAgtgttattccaacagaaataacTGGGACTTCATCTAGGGTTCACAGATTTTTGGTAAAGCTTttgactaaattttgataaaatctGTATTAACAGCCATTGATAAACAGTACACTGTTACAGTATGTGTGTATGACTGGAAACCATAATACATGGGAAGCCTGGAGGCAATCTTTAGTCTTCATCCAGCAACAGAAGTCAAAtacctgatgatgatgattgagATGACTGTGATGAACACATACCATTACGCACATTTATTACTTCATAAATCAATTTAAAATTGGATTATTTCAAACATTCAAACACCGATTACCTCTACAAGCCATTTCTGTCATTGGTAAAGCTACATTAGAGAGGCAAAGTTTCCCTTCTCCTAACCTATGTGAGGCCGAGATTCTTTCCATCACTATTTGTTGATGACCAAGTATGATTAACGCTAGCAAATTTTACTCTCCACTTTTCAAACTTGTTCTCAGTAGTGAAAGCTGTACAGGGAAGCTCATCCGACACGGCATATATCTGCCCAGAGATGCTATttcatcagattagattagattacattaatacttgttccatagattatgaatacgaaacttcgtaatgatgtggaatgtgtcaagttaataaattatgtctgtacaagatattacattacacaaaatattgcatgacactacactaatgtttaagttgttgttgttgttctccccCCTACCCTtcatttacatctaaaaattcagccaatgagtagaaggagttgtcatctagaaattctttaaatttgtttttaaatgttagttggctatctgtcaggcttttgatgctgtttagtaggtgaccgaagacttttgtggcagcataatttacccctttctgtgccaaagtcagatttaaccctgcatagtaagAATCATCTTTtcccctggtgttatagctatgcacactgctattacttttgaactgggaaggattattaacaacaaacttatcaccaaaatttgcaataaccctaatagcatacgtagctgaactcaagacgtttcagcagaccatcaatgtgttgcttccagtttaacctctcatcaatggaacacctaaaaattttgaaaattctaccttagctacagacttctgttcaaagtctatatttattactgtagttgtgccatttactgtatggaactgtatatactgtgttttatcaaaatttaaagagagtatgTTTCTTGggagccacttaataattttgtgaaaaacatcatttacaattacatcacttagttcttggtttttggatgttattactatacttgtaccatcagcaaaaagaactaactttgcatcttcatcaatgtggaatggtaagtcattaatgtatatcaagaacagtaaaggacctaagtttgaggaatcagctcttgttttaacattacatgaaccacttatttcaactttctacactcttccagttaagtatgaattaaaccatttgtgcactgccaccctcaaaccataatgatttagcttatctaaaagaattccatgatttacacagtcaaaggcctttgagagatcacaaaaaataccaatgggtgatgtccggttattcagagcatttaatatttgatcagtgaaagtgtatatagcattttctgttgaaaagcctttctgaaaaccaaactgacattttgttagtactttatttttacaattatgggaggctactcttgaatacattactttctcaaaacttttggtagagctgtcagaagagagattgggcgatttCCTACTATCAGCCcagtcagtttacccttccctttcttgttgaggtgtaggccatgtctagtatagacccacctacagagtgaatcaatccatttcttgttgaggtgtaggccatgtctagtatagacccacctacagagtgaatcaacaggaaccacaccaatgtgtgaccctgcaccagatccaagtagccgttccaactccaaattaactctcctgacagaagatcCCAAATGAGGTcgatcgtggcgctccagaactgacacaaacccaacactggtatgacctgatgttgatgcaatctttgccaggtcacactctatgctgtaccccagatctctgtcaatagtgttgcctggcccacccacaataaccacagtatcttccttagcgaagcctctacatagtgaacctaaatcctctgtaacctgccccagtccagcactaggtttgaaaaaacttgtgacctggtattctgaccctaattcatcct
Protein-coding sequences here:
- the LOC126336569 gene encoding uncharacterized protein LOC126336569 isoform X2, giving the protein MKQYITALLTVLLLPSQVTEANGSHQEVQRDSVNETNCVNGDSVASAVSPFKKSYSQEDGNAVEIIKSLELDSSSVDFLMKLPGNDVSWVYTPPVSVEQEYKNEKHVTNYSLTDIPEFMHEDKEPFTASASEDAAMSVVSDQTTDKDFPDDFDFRSRILIGNLLLRETNKTLHTSPRKSTSENLNIKENDNFSATDIISSNQENDHESSLKLATRKKKKSRPFNHWDFGRRTKPPKNLTKEHVLFPKLTQPPITVPFKSEEESSQYSSWQQIQNTPMYIKTTAVSNSEEYLPYIQQNSLQSQQVITTDSEPHYVSDAQAYPVANKQQIPERHSEPVVTEQEEENYSRNTGYTPPLFFVARYVPGYKIISQPVVLNTQGHHTTPPVYVNTSPGLQNYPLIISQRSPQTPVPFHTNE
- the LOC126336569 gene encoding uncharacterized protein LOC126336569 isoform X1, with the protein product MMKQYITALLTVLLLPSQVTEANGSHQEVQRDSVNETNCVNGDSVASAVSPFKKSYSQEDGNAVEIIKSLELDSSSVDFLMKLPGNDVSWVYTPPVSVEQEYKNEKHVTNYSLTDIPEFMHEDKEPFTASASEDAAMSVVSDQTTDKDFPDDFDFRSRILIGNLLLRETNKTLHTSPRKSTSENLNIKENDNFSATDIISSNQENDHESSLKLATRKKKKSRPFNHWDFGRRTKPPKNLTKEHVLFPKLTQPPITVPFKSEEESSQYSSWQQIQNTPMYIKTTAVSNSEEYLPYIQQNSLQSQQVITTDSEPHYVSDAQAYPVANKQQIPERHSEPVVTEQEEENYSRNTGYTPPLFFVARYVPGYKIISQPVVLNTQGHHTTPPVYVNTSPGLQNYPLIISQRSPQTPVPFHTNE